CGTTTATGCCAGCTTCGTCATTTTGTTTTCATTTTTAGTTTCAACTTGTGCCTGGGGAGAATCGGCACGGGATATTATCCGCGCCTCGGATGCCATTCGTTCACCGGATAAACCGTTTCGCTATACCGTAACTGTGCTGGAGTATCAAACCGGTGTTGCAGGACCCACGAATAAGCAGATTCTGGATATATCGATGCGTTTTCTGAAACCTGAAGATAAAACGCAGGCAGAAGCGCGCTCACTGATACGCTTTATTTTCCCACCAAAGGATAAAGGCAAAGTGATGCTGTCGGACTGGTACGATCTCTGGTTTTACACACCGGAACTGCGTCGTCCCATTCCGATCTCCCGGCAACAAAGACTGGTAGGCCAAATCTCAAACGGTGACGTCATTGTTACGAACTTCGAGGATGCCTACGACGCAACCTTGTCAGACGATCTACGCTGTGGAAACGCTATTTGTTATCAACTTGAGTTGCAACGGAAATCGCCAGAAGTGACCTGGCCGAAAGTCAATTATCTGGTGGAAAAGGGCAGCTATCGGCCGTACAAAGCCGCCTATTTTTCCCAGGATAACAAACTGATGAAAGAGGTGCTGTATCAGGATTACAAACCGTTATTGGGCAAGGAGAGACCGGCGCGCATTGTGGTGACAGATACACGCCACGGTAACGGTTATTCGGTGATGGAATACAGTAATCTCAGGTTCGAAGCCCTGCCATTATCCCATTTCACGCGTGAGTCGATGCAACGAGGGGATAACTGATGCCTTCGCTTCGTTGGTTAATGTTGCCACTCGCGATATTACCTGGAGAAAAAGTCGCTGCATGTTGGTCTGATGGCGATGTGGCGCTATTTAGCCAGATGTCTGCGGTGCGCAAAAAATCGGCGATCTGGCAGGTTGAAGGACAACGTCCCTGGCAGGCTTATAATGGCTATAACGACATCGCGATTAAATACAGTAACCGTTGTTCGCTGGTTGAAGATCAATTAAGACTCAATATGGCTCTGTATGGCTTCGCTTATTATCCATTGCGCCATACCGGGACATTCGAGCAAGATGATCAGCGAGCCAAATTGCTGTTTGACCGTCTAAGCCTTACTTACAACATTAGTGAAACCATCAAGTTGGAAACCGGGAAAATAAGCCGTCATCGCGGATTGTTCTATCTCGTATCTCCGGCCGATTTGTTGAACAACTACGCTGGCGGCTTCAAACCTACGCGTATATACCATCCGGCGAT
The DNA window shown above is from Pantoea sp. At-9b and carries:
- a CDS encoding outer membrane lipoprotein-sorting protein, yielding MHLNQLRDKSMNVYASFVILFSFLVSTCAWGESARDIIRASDAIRSPDKPFRYTVTVLEYQTGVAGPTNKQILDISMRFLKPEDKTQAEARSLIRFIFPPKDKGKVMLSDWYDLWFYTPELRRPIPISRQQRLVGQISNGDVIVTNFEDAYDATLSDDLRCGNAICYQLELQRKSPEVTWPKVNYLVEKGSYRPYKAAYFSQDNKLMKEVLYQDYKPLLGKERPARIVVTDTRHGNGYSVMEYSNLRFEALPLSHFTRESMQRGDN